The following is a genomic window from Adhaeribacter radiodurans.
CATCGATATAAATGCTGTTTTCCGGGGCTACCTGGGCCACATCTAAAGCCAACCGGAAAATATCGTGGTCGGGTTTCCGGAAATGCACAAAGCACGACGAGACAAAAGTATCAATGAATTTATTTAGCCCGAATTGCTGGATACGGTAGGCATTAATTTCGCGGCCTTCGTTGTTTACGGCAATGGTTTTTAAGCCATAGCGCTGTTTTACTTCCGTAACCAGGGCTATCATATCGGGGAACGGACCGGTTTGATCCATTATAAATTTAGTAAATTCCTGTCGCGAATAAGGCCGGTCTTCGTAAAAAACTATCCGGTCCAGGTATTCGTCGAGGCTTAATTTACCAGATTCGTAAGTATCAAAAGTAAGGTGGTGACGCTCGTTGAGTTGTTCGTAATCTAAGTTAAAATTTTCCGCAGCTCTTTTCCGGGCTGCGCGGTCCCAGCCGTTGGTTAAGAACACCCCGCCTATATCCAGAAAAAGGGCTTTAATAGAAAAGTTGTCACTCATTATAGTGTGGCTGCTTCTTTACGTTTTTCTTCCAGAACCCCCATTAAACTAGTAAATGGTTTAATAAATTTCTGGATACCTTCTTCTTCTAATTGTTGGGTTACCGCGGCTAAATCAATTCCTAACTCCGCTAATTGGGCTAAAGAATTACGGGCGTCATCGGTACCTTCTTCCAGGCGAGCAGCTGGCTGACCATGGTCACGGAAAGCATTAAGCGTTTCCATTGGTACAGTATTTAC
Proteins encoded in this region:
- a CDS encoding HAD-IA family hydrolase encodes the protein MSDNFSIKALFLDIGGVFLTNGWDRAARKRAAENFNLDYEQLNERHHLTFDTYESGKLSLDEYLDRIVFYEDRPYSRQEFTKFIMDQTGPFPDMIALVTEVKQRYGLKTIAVNNEGREINAYRIQQFGLNKFIDTFVSSCFVHFRKPDHDIFRLALDVAQVAPENSIYIDDRAMFVREASSLGMHCIHHTSFATTRQALANFGLV